One window of Cryptobacterium curtum DSM 15641 genomic DNA carries:
- a CDS encoding sensor histidine kinase, translating into MRNGASQKQRQKQGDKKRGHNWSYTTKVSGAFVLIAGMTALVAFGVLSFVWEQHFQTYTRENMQRIAQTTAGAIGSKYAQSGEWHSGALSPAQSASDISDGVGVQVIDADGNTLFDNSLTTASSAQISLAPTNRESLASAPIYSNGENIGTVRVWVYGSSTLLTQADQAFRNKSYQAMVFSTTLAVVLALIIGFVFARALVEPINRISRAAKQIGEGDLSVRTNMVGDDEIARLGKTFDSMAESVEKDRRLERRLTTDVAHELRTPLMAIQSTVEAMVDGVFEADAVRLETVNSEVRRLSRLVDAILKLSRLENRSTPLDMRVLNVGDLISGIIATHEALVHDSGLELHYRAEDDVYVYGDADMIRQATANLISNAVRYTLEGGSITVTVRGGEEMAQISVADTGIGLSPEEAKMVFSRFWRADSGRTREQGGLGVGLSLVKEIVDQHEGWVRVEGKKGEGAVFTIYIPLFSEERVKLAKERAKRARMSHNETAGE; encoded by the coding sequence GTGCGCAACGGTGCATCTCAAAAGCAGCGCCAGAAGCAAGGCGATAAGAAGCGGGGACACAACTGGTCCTATACCACCAAGGTGTCTGGTGCCTTCGTGTTGATTGCTGGCATGACAGCACTCGTGGCATTCGGGGTGCTGTCGTTCGTATGGGAACAGCACTTTCAAACGTATACACGCGAGAACATGCAGCGTATTGCGCAGACGACAGCTGGAGCAATCGGATCGAAGTATGCTCAAAGTGGTGAATGGCATAGTGGCGCTTTATCGCCTGCTCAGTCGGCAAGCGATATATCTGATGGTGTGGGCGTGCAGGTGATTGATGCCGATGGTAATACACTGTTCGACAATTCACTGACTACTGCGAGCAGCGCACAAATATCCCTAGCCCCAACAAACAGGGAATCCCTTGCGAGTGCGCCTATTTATTCCAATGGTGAAAATATTGGTACCGTGCGGGTGTGGGTCTATGGATCAAGCACGCTGCTTACACAAGCCGACCAGGCATTCCGTAATAAAAGCTATCAGGCTATGGTGTTTTCCACTACCTTAGCGGTTGTGCTTGCCTTGATTATTGGTTTTGTGTTTGCGCGCGCTTTGGTGGAGCCTATTAATCGCATTTCACGGGCGGCCAAGCAGATTGGTGAAGGCGACCTGTCGGTGCGCACCAATATGGTGGGCGACGACGAAATAGCTCGTTTAGGTAAGACATTCGATTCGATGGCCGAATCGGTGGAAAAAGATCGTCGCCTTGAACGGCGGCTGACCACCGACGTGGCGCATGAATTGCGTACTCCGCTGATGGCTATTCAGTCGACGGTTGAAGCGATGGTCGATGGCGTATTCGAAGCTGATGCGGTGCGTCTTGAGACGGTCAATTCTGAAGTGCGGCGCCTCAGCCGGTTGGTGGATGCCATTCTGAAACTATCGCGCCTAGAAAACCGCTCGACACCCTTAGATATGCGGGTGCTTAATGTGGGCGACTTGATTTCAGGCATCATTGCAACGCATGAGGCACTGGTGCATGATTCGGGGCTTGAATTGCACTATCGTGCTGAAGACGATGTGTACGTTTATGGCGATGCCGACATGATTCGGCAGGCGACGGCCAATCTTATTTCTAATGCGGTGCGCTACACCCTTGAAGGCGGCAGCATTACGGTTACCGTGCGCGGTGGGGAAGAGATGGCTCAGATTTCGGTGGCTGATACGGGCATCGGTCTTTCTCCCGAAGAAGCCAAGATGGTGTTTTCTCGTTTCTGGCGAGCCGATTCGGGCCGCACGCGTGAACAGGGCGGTCTTGGTGTGGGTCTTTCTTTAGTCAAAGAGATTGTCGATCAACACGAAGGCTGGGTGCGCGTTGAAGGTAAGAAGGGCGAGGGTGCTGTTTTTACTATTTACATCCCGCTATTCAGTGAAGAGCGCGTCAAATTGGCGAAGGAGCGGGCAAAGCGTGCCCGTATGTCCCATAATGAAACGGCTGGCGAATAG
- a CDS encoding response regulator transcription factor — translation MNNETRRILLVEDEKAIRDAVAAYLERENYWVTAVGDGQEALEEFSKHHFDLVILDLMLPRVPGERVCRAIRDNSDVPIIMLTAKGEVEDRIIGLELGADDYLVKPFSPRELVARVRALLRRVHSDVEPQREVLEFGELTIDVSGHKVLVSGKEVDLTASEFKLLTTLSRYPGRVYSRMELVEKVLGYDFEGYERTIDSHVKNLRAKIGDNPRNPTWLHTVHGVGYRFEDPTKQGQ, via the coding sequence ATGAATAATGAAACACGGCGAATTCTTCTCGTCGAAGACGAAAAGGCCATTCGCGACGCAGTTGCTGCGTACCTCGAACGCGAGAACTACTGGGTAACAGCTGTTGGTGATGGCCAGGAAGCACTAGAAGAGTTCAGTAAGCATCATTTTGACCTGGTTATTCTCGATTTGATGCTGCCACGTGTTCCGGGTGAGCGGGTATGCCGCGCTATCCGTGACAACTCCGATGTGCCCATTATTATGCTAACAGCCAAGGGTGAGGTTGAAGACCGCATTATTGGCTTAGAGCTGGGTGCTGACGATTATTTGGTTAAGCCGTTTAGTCCGCGCGAGCTGGTGGCGCGCGTGCGTGCTCTGCTGCGCCGCGTGCATTCCGACGTTGAGCCGCAGCGCGAAGTACTTGAATTTGGCGAGCTCACCATTGACGTAAGTGGACATAAGGTGCTTGTTTCTGGTAAAGAAGTTGACCTAACGGCTAGTGAATTCAAACTTCTGACCACCCTTTCACGGTATCCGGGACGTGTGTATTCCCGTATGGAACTGGTGGAAAAGGTACTCGGCTACGACTTTGAAGGCTATGAGCGCACAATAGATAGTCATGTGAAGAACCTGCGCGCAAAGATTGGCGACAATCCGCGTAATCCCACGTGGCTGCACACAGTTCATGGTGTGGGCTATCGATTTGAGGACCCAACGAAGCAAGGTCAGTAA
- a CDS encoding Tat pathway signal protein encodes MSASPQQPFRSQASPRRTNASGRPSVASQRQRSAGFQSAGNTGSGRLEKNGLENRVTARPITRRRFLIGAGITAATAAVVGGSVVALEQRRNTSSISTLSVPTSSVFTLDDCTQVDSSEAFEQVGNFTLPFGSLIWVNDTNVAGCLIPTESASPLVQGALLNLSSGNHTVVLKAAQSAQEGFEVYDLRATESGVVWIEENIFDGQWRLYCAPLSSGFSLGTARLVDEGTNATDIPSLAAVGSSAFWQVAPAVTTKEKSSRTGKTQIKRAAFSAGDAEVIHESNGQPACEIYASDKGIAAAPHHPDSSRYYQIVCFDEQGARTDDALTLPAGMKPTEVGWGPSGMSFCFESIYNFGDGIANLGTYVPARTSSDYNQVPWFRFGRTPLAAPAWCTDSWLAVKSTQSVCAVNVAEKTYCAFDVPSGAASWGDYLVSSGQHGTIVTAAQVSPSTSDTSQRTCKVRVWKPV; translated from the coding sequence TTGTCGGCATCACCACAACAACCGTTTCGCAGTCAAGCGTCCCCACGGCGCACGAATGCTAGTGGGCGCCCTTCAGTGGCGTCCCAGCGGCAGCGGTCTGCGGGATTTCAGTCGGCGGGAAACACCGGATCGGGCAGATTAGAAAAGAATGGATTAGAAAATCGCGTGACAGCCCGGCCGATCACGCGGCGGCGCTTTTTGATCGGCGCCGGCATTACGGCTGCAACAGCCGCAGTTGTCGGCGGGAGCGTTGTCGCCTTAGAACAGCGACGCAACACTTCTTCTATCAGTACGCTGTCGGTGCCTACTTCATCGGTCTTCACGCTGGATGATTGCACGCAAGTAGACTCATCTGAAGCATTTGAGCAAGTGGGCAATTTCACCCTTCCCTTTGGATCGCTTATCTGGGTAAACGATACCAATGTAGCAGGCTGTTTAATCCCTACCGAATCGGCAAGTCCACTTGTACAAGGCGCCCTTCTTAATCTTTCGAGTGGCAATCACACCGTTGTCTTAAAGGCCGCTCAAAGTGCTCAAGAAGGGTTTGAAGTATACGATCTGCGTGCAACGGAATCCGGCGTTGTCTGGATTGAAGAAAACATATTTGATGGGCAGTGGCGCTTGTACTGCGCCCCTCTTTCAAGTGGGTTTTCCCTGGGGACTGCTCGTCTTGTTGACGAAGGAACAAACGCAACCGATATTCCCTCTCTGGCAGCTGTCGGGTCGTCGGCATTTTGGCAAGTAGCACCAGCTGTCACGACCAAAGAAAAATCAAGCCGTACAGGAAAAACCCAAATCAAACGCGCTGCATTTTCTGCGGGTGATGCTGAAGTTATCCACGAATCAAATGGACAGCCCGCGTGCGAAATCTATGCTTCCGACAAGGGAATAGCTGCTGCACCGCACCATCCCGATTCATCGCGGTACTATCAGATTGTTTGCTTCGACGAACAAGGAGCACGAACAGATGACGCACTAACACTTCCTGCTGGCATGAAACCGACTGAAGTTGGTTGGGGTCCTTCGGGTATGTCCTTCTGCTTTGAAAGTATCTACAACTTTGGCGATGGTATCGCCAACCTGGGCACCTATGTACCTGCTCGTACCAGTAGCGATTACAACCAGGTGCCATGGTTCCGCTTCGGACGCACGCCGCTTGCCGCACCCGCCTGGTGCACCGATAGCTGGCTGGCCGTAAAGTCCACGCAATCGGTCTGCGCGGTAAACGTAGCGGAAAAGACATACTGCGCCTTCGATGTTCCTTCTGGAGCAGCGAGCTGGGGAGATTATTTGGTGAGCAGTGGCCAACATGGAACAATTGTTACCGCAGCTCAGGTAAGCCCTTCTACTTCTGACACATCGCAACGCACGTGCAAAGTACGCGTATGGAAGCCAGTTTAA
- the nadE gene encoding NAD(+) synthase codes for MDAFEKYDTCVAALRTFAHQAGFTECVIGLSGGIDSALCAVLCVDAFGASSVHGVLLPGPYSSAHSVEDAEDEARTLGIDYQVLSIVEPYQAFAELLAEPCGKAWDNLPSQNTQARCRMVCLMALSNAHGWMLVNTGNKSEAMMGYSTLYGDTAGAFAPIGGLYKTDVYTLSRARNERARAAGLPEPIPTRVLVKPPSAELAPGQEDESSLGIDYATLDAILIRYFEWGWEVERIVSEGLSGSKNVSEVRQIIERAQRFAFKRALEPPYPSARFYD; via the coding sequence ATGGACGCATTCGAGAAATATGATACGTGCGTTGCGGCTCTTCGCACGTTTGCTCATCAGGCGGGATTCACGGAATGCGTCATTGGCCTTTCAGGGGGCATTGATTCTGCACTCTGCGCTGTGCTGTGCGTTGATGCGTTTGGTGCTTCATCAGTTCATGGCGTGTTGTTGCCTGGCCCGTATTCGAGTGCCCATTCGGTTGAGGATGCCGAAGACGAAGCGCGTACGCTTGGCATCGACTATCAAGTACTTTCTATTGTCGAGCCGTATCAGGCATTTGCCGAACTGCTTGCTGAGCCGTGTGGGAAAGCATGGGATAACCTACCCAGTCAGAATACGCAAGCTCGCTGCCGGATGGTCTGTCTGATGGCTCTTTCGAATGCTCATGGGTGGATGCTCGTCAACACGGGCAATAAAAGTGAAGCTATGATGGGCTATTCGACGCTTTATGGTGATACTGCTGGGGCGTTTGCGCCCATTGGTGGCCTGTATAAGACTGATGTCTATACCCTATCTCGGGCGCGCAACGAACGCGCACGAGCAGCCGGTCTGCCAGAACCTATTCCTACGCGCGTGCTGGTAAAGCCGCCCAGTGCCGAACTAGCACCGGGTCAAGAGGATGAATCAAGTTTGGGCATTGATTACGCAACACTCGATGCCATTCTTATCCGTTATTTCGAATGGGGATGGGAAGTAGAGCGCATCGTCTCTGAGGGACTTTCTGGATCGAAAAATGTCTCAGAAGTGCGTCAGATTATTGAGCGGGCGCAGCGCTTTGCCTTCAAACGAGCGCTTGAGCCGCCCTATCCATCTGCGCGATTCTACGATTAA
- the hypB gene encoding hydrogenase nickel incorporation protein HypB → MQIDMKQPILDKNDRLAAENRALFAEKKVFVLNILASPGSGKTSTILATIEALRDEFNIAVIEGDIASSVDSEKIKAQGIAAVQINTGGACHLESDMIKRAISVLDLDNLDLILLENVGNLVCPTDFDLGENAKVMILSVPEGDDKPLKYPGIFQVAQAIVLNKIDTMPVFDFDQDAFTEHVKQLNPTAPIFPLSATNGAGVEAWASWLAERVRALR, encoded by the coding sequence ATGCAGATTGATATGAAGCAGCCGATTCTCGATAAAAACGACCGTCTTGCCGCAGAGAACCGAGCGCTGTTTGCCGAAAAGAAAGTGTTCGTTCTCAATATTCTCGCAAGTCCTGGATCAGGGAAGACATCAACTATCCTAGCAACTATTGAAGCGCTTCGTGATGAATTCAATATTGCCGTTATTGAAGGCGACATTGCTTCAAGTGTCGATTCCGAAAAAATTAAGGCGCAGGGTATTGCGGCAGTGCAGATCAATACGGGCGGTGCCTGCCATCTTGAAAGCGATATGATCAAGCGGGCCATAAGCGTGCTCGATTTGGATAACCTCGATTTGATTCTGCTGGAAAACGTGGGTAACCTAGTGTGTCCCACTGATTTTGATTTAGGGGAAAACGCTAAGGTTATGATCTTGTCGGTGCCTGAGGGCGATGACAAGCCACTGAAGTACCCTGGTATTTTCCAAGTTGCACAGGCTATTGTGCTGAATAAAATCGACACGATGCCCGTGTTCGACTTTGACCAAGATGCCTTTACCGAGCATGTGAAGCAGCTCAATCCAACAGCCCCCATTTTCCCCCTGTCGGCGACGAATGGCGCAGGTGTTGAGGCGTGGGCTTCGTGGCTTGCCGAGCGTGTTCGCGCACTGCGGTAG
- a CDS encoding hydrogenase maturation nickel metallochaperone HypA encodes MHELGMMTSVMDAVTRAAHDAGADKVLQVTLSVGEMTEAIEDCLVFAYEALTEDNELFKGSKLTINMVSPRSRCLECGHEFDHDRFHMTCPNCDSFATELIAGRDLAIESIEVDIPDGKEE; translated from the coding sequence ATGCACGAACTAGGCATGATGACAAGTGTAATGGACGCGGTGACGCGTGCAGCGCATGATGCCGGTGCAGACAAGGTGTTACAGGTTACTCTTTCGGTCGGTGAAATGACTGAGGCTATCGAAGATTGCCTGGTGTTTGCCTACGAGGCACTCACCGAAGACAACGAGCTTTTCAAAGGCTCGAAACTAACCATCAATATGGTGTCGCCGCGCAGTCGCTGTCTTGAATGCGGGCATGAATTCGATCACGATCGTTTTCATATGACATGCCCCAACTGTGACAGTTTTGCGACTGAGCTTATTGCCGGGCGCGATCTTGCAATTGAGTCTATCGAGGTTGATATTCCCGACGGCAAAGAGGAGTGA
- the tatC gene encoding twin-arginine translocase subunit TatC: MPIGPARMPLFDHLGELRMRLVRIVVCLLIAVCVFYMATPTLAQFLLHPVAEYMPVDANGNVVLNVFGAFDAFAVRFMISFWASIVACMPVIIWQVLAFFLPALKPNERKWFLPTFAVACVLFIFGTVFCYNIILDPAFQWLTDQASGFAVVMPEAQKWIDIIIKFEIGFGFAFELPLIVFYLTVFEIVPYARLRGLWREVYIGLLVISAFITPDASPVTMVLMFAAMISLYEISMFAARMVLGGKIKKQKEEAARQAAEDAEWEAEWAERQERRKLEKESKE, translated from the coding sequence ATGCCTATCGGTCCTGCTCGTATGCCCCTTTTTGACCATTTGGGCGAACTGCGTATGCGCCTTGTTCGCATCGTCGTATGCCTGCTTATTGCTGTCTGTGTCTTCTACATGGCCACGCCGACCCTCGCACAATTTTTGCTGCATCCAGTTGCTGAATATATGCCGGTGGATGCTAATGGCAACGTGGTGCTTAACGTCTTTGGTGCATTTGATGCCTTTGCCGTGCGTTTTATGATTTCATTCTGGGCGTCCATTGTGGCCTGTATGCCCGTTATCATCTGGCAAGTGCTTGCGTTCTTTTTGCCGGCTCTCAAGCCCAACGAGCGCAAATGGTTTCTGCCTACGTTTGCTGTGGCGTGTGTGTTGTTTATCTTCGGCACGGTGTTCTGCTACAACATCATTCTCGACCCGGCATTTCAATGGCTTACCGATCAGGCCAGCGGTTTTGCGGTGGTTATGCCTGAAGCGCAGAAGTGGATCGACATTATTATCAAATTCGAAATCGGTTTCGGTTTTGCCTTTGAGCTGCCCTTGATTGTGTTTTACCTCACCGTATTTGAAATTGTGCCGTATGCTCGCCTGCGCGGACTGTGGCGTGAAGTCTACATTGGTCTCTTGGTAATTTCGGCGTTTATCACACCCGACGCCTCGCCGGTAACAATGGTGCTCATGTTTGCGGCGATGATTTCGCTTTACGAGATCAGTATGTTTGCCGCACGCATGGTGCTGGGTGGTAAGATCAAAAAGCAGAAAGAAGAAGCCGCCCGTCAAGCTGCAGAAGATGCAGAATGGGAAGCGGAATGGGCCGAGCGCCAAGAGCGGCGCAAGCTGGAAAAGGAATCGAAGGAATAA
- a CDS encoding Sec-independent protein translocase subunit TatA/TatB, translating to MFGIGANELILILLFGFLIFGPDKLPAMAKTIGRAIAKFRAAQSEMSNVIKNEVYDPDAEDPFKNPLDALSRLENDAKQEDKGESFTERKARYDKQRAARKAAEARKAEAEAKKKVSEAKDSGAATAAASATAAVGATAAEKSTTAKAASDTQEDAAAASVSSDSTAKSAKSPAKAASSQATQEKPVSSERTTPHAHAGGAKPDRSTLSVDELYGAKPTAKTPTRKPTSSSKSATSKSAVSKPANSRKTATAKSTASQSATSKTTVSKPAASKPTASKSAASPKPTASKSASSKAASKPAAPRVTEAADTDVPSEEKGA from the coding sequence TTGTTTGGTATTGGAGCAAATGAGCTCATACTCATACTGCTGTTTGGCTTCTTGATATTTGGGCCTGACAAGCTGCCAGCTATGGCGAAAACCATTGGACGAGCGATTGCTAAGTTTCGCGCTGCACAAAGCGAGATGTCCAATGTTATCAAAAATGAAGTGTACGACCCTGATGCGGAGGACCCCTTCAAGAACCCGCTTGATGCATTGTCTCGACTAGAAAACGATGCCAAGCAGGAAGATAAGGGCGAAAGTTTTACCGAGCGTAAAGCGCGCTACGACAAGCAACGGGCTGCTCGTAAGGCAGCTGAAGCGCGCAAGGCTGAAGCTGAAGCGAAGAAGAAAGTTTCTGAAGCAAAGGATTCTGGGGCTGCTACCGCAGCCGCTTCGGCAACTGCGGCGGTAGGCGCAACAGCTGCTGAAAAGAGCACTACAGCCAAAGCAGCATCTGATACTCAAGAAGATGCGGCTGCAGCGTCGGTATCATCTGATTCAACTGCCAAGTCCGCGAAGTCGCCTGCAAAAGCAGCATCAAGCCAGGCTACTCAAGAGAAACCAGTTTCATCTGAGCGCACAACACCGCATGCACATGCTGGTGGCGCCAAACCTGATCGCAGCACGCTTTCTGTCGACGAGCTGTACGGCGCAAAGCCAACGGCAAAAACGCCCACGCGCAAGCCGACAAGCAGCAGTAAATCAGCCACATCAAAATCAGCCGTATCGAAGCCAGCTAATAGTCGCAAAACTGCTACAGCCAAATCGACAGCGTCTCAGTCTGCAACATCTAAGACGACAGTTTCCAAGCCAGCGGCATCAAAACCAACGGCGTCCAAGTCTGCGGCATCTCCTAAACCAACGGCGTCCAAGTCGGCTTCATCGAAAGCAGCATCCAAGCCAGCTGCCCCTCGGGTAACTGAGGCTGCCGACACCGATGTCCCTTCAGAAGAGAAGGGAGCTTAA
- a CDS encoding amidohydrolase family protein: MLLCAEYVLPITSDPIEKGAVLVRDGKICDLGPAAQLRSRYEDEEVRDFAQAALMPGLINVHTHMEYSVMRGMAPDEPYATWLAAVSDIEESLTELDLYYSAIIGGLEAISSGITLLGDTSTTDAAARALHELGLRGVVYRETGAMDKHQIASAMDAAIEDIERWRSLVDGDRITIGIAPSALHECHPSIFRLISDYAGDSVPVAMHLAGSREEYDFVKSGSSAFSLAKMERHGCIEFPPWLPTGVTPVNYALNWGAFEAGNVLAIHCVHVDDDDILKLRDRDVAVAFCPRCNSQLGMGVAPIGEYLRAGLRVGLGTDSPAATDSTDMFSEMRIGLMVQRAVSTQDFLPAHTMLEMATIGGARALRLDDKLGSLEVGKLADITAVDLSGSHQTPTDNPMSAVVNTAGNSDVVMTMVGGTILYEQGKWNIDVEFAKSIAQVMKVRGKLRH, from the coding sequence ATGCTGTTGTGTGCCGAATACGTTTTACCCATTACGTCAGACCCTATTGAAAAGGGTGCCGTATTGGTGCGCGATGGCAAGATTTGCGATCTTGGTCCGGCGGCCCAATTGCGTAGCCGCTACGAAGATGAAGAAGTGCGCGATTTTGCTCAAGCAGCGCTTATGCCAGGCTTAATCAACGTGCACACCCATATGGAATATTCGGTGATGCGTGGTATGGCTCCCGACGAACCATATGCAACATGGCTTGCGGCCGTGTCCGATATAGAAGAGTCTCTGACGGAACTTGATTTATATTATTCGGCCATTATTGGGGGCCTTGAGGCAATATCATCGGGTATTACGCTGCTTGGCGATACCAGTACGACCGATGCGGCGGCACGCGCCCTACATGAATTGGGCTTGCGCGGCGTTGTATATCGCGAAACGGGTGCGATGGATAAGCACCAGATTGCCAGCGCCATGGATGCTGCTATAGAAGATATAGAACGGTGGCGCAGCCTTGTTGATGGCGATCGCATTACTATTGGCATTGCGCCGTCTGCCTTACACGAATGTCATCCGTCCATATTCCGCCTGATTTCTGACTATGCAGGTGATTCTGTGCCGGTAGCGATGCATCTGGCCGGCAGCCGTGAAGAATACGATTTTGTTAAAAGCGGCAGCAGCGCCTTTTCGCTTGCTAAAATGGAGCGGCATGGTTGTATCGAGTTCCCGCCCTGGCTTCCGACAGGCGTCACGCCAGTCAATTACGCGCTTAACTGGGGTGCCTTTGAGGCGGGTAACGTGCTTGCTATTCATTGTGTACATGTTGACGATGATGATATTCTCAAACTGCGTGATAGAGATGTTGCAGTGGCTTTTTGTCCCCGATGTAATTCTCAGCTGGGCATGGGTGTGGCACCTATTGGAGAATATTTGCGCGCTGGATTGCGTGTAGGTTTGGGAACCGATAGCCCCGCAGCGACTGATTCAACCGATATGTTTAGTGAAATGCGCATTGGCTTGATGGTGCAGCGTGCCGTGAGCACTCAGGATTTCTTGCCCGCTCATACTATGCTCGAAATGGCAACCATTGGCGGGGCGCGCGCTTTGCGCCTTGATGATAAACTCGGGTCGCTTGAGGTGGGCAAACTGGCCGATATTACCGCGGTTGATCTTTCTGGATCTCATCAGACACCCACCGACAACCCAATGTCGGCGGTGGTCAATACGGCGGGTAATTCCGATGTGGTTATGACCATGGTCGGTGGTACTATTCTTTACGAACAGGGGAAATGGAACATCGATGTGGAGTTCGCAAAAAGCATCGCTCAGGTTATGAAAGTACGGGGGAAGTTGCGTCATTAA